GATGAAAATAGTCGCCGGTCTTATCGTTCCGATTGTCATCGCGTTATTGCTGAACGAAGTGAGGATGGAGTTTGTGAAAAGGGGCATCCAAACTCTCATTTATCTCCCCCATTTCCTGTCGTGGATTATTTTGGGGGGCATTTTGATCGATATGCTGTCTCCCTCGACTGGGATCGCTAATCTTTTTTTGCAGTGGCTGGGCTTCAAGCCGATTTTTTTCCTGGGTGATAACAGCTGGTTCCCGATCACTTTGGTGATTTCCAACGAGTGGAAGGAGTTCGGTTTCAGCACGATCGTGTATTTGGCCGCGCTGTCCGGCATCAACCCGCTGCTGTATGAAGCGGCGATCGTGGACGGGGCCGGGCGCTGGAAGCAAACTCTTCACATTACGGTTCCCTCGATTTTACCGATCATCGTGCTGATGGGCACGCTGAGCATGGGACAAATTTTAAATGCCGGCTTCGAGCAGGTATTTAATTTATACAGTCCGCAAGTGTATCAAAGCGGTGACATTCTCGATACGTTCGTGTACCGTCTCGGCGTCGTGGACGCCCAATACAGCGTAGCGACGGCGGTAGGGCTGTTCAAATCGCTGGTTTCGTTTCTGTTCGTTTCGCTCTCGTATTTCTTGGCGTACCGGTTTGCGGGCTACCGGATCTTTTAACGGCTGAATTTGCAAAGGAGTGACCGCTTATGGTAACCAAGCCCTCAGCCGGCAAAATCGCGTTTGACATCGCGAACTACGCCCTGCTGATTTCGCTTTCGGTGTTATGCATCCTGCCGCTCGTGCACGTGCTCGCCATGTCGCTTAGTTCCAGCGCGGCGGTAACCGCCGGGTTTGTGAAATTTTGGCCGGTGGAGTTTACAACGAGCTCGTATGCATTCGTTTTGCAGAAAAAAGAATTTTTGACCTCTCTCGCGGTTTCCGTCCAAAGGGTTGTGCTCGGGACCGCGGTCGGCATGTCGCTCATCATCGTCACGGCGTACCCCCTCTCGAAGGAAGTGCGCGCGTTCCGGTGGAGAACGGTGTACGTCTGGTATTTTGTCATTACGATGCTGGTCAGCAGTGGGCTGATTCCATGGTACATCACGATCAAAAACGTCGGGCTGATCGATACGATATGGGCGCTCGTGCTTCCGGGCGCGGTGAATGTGTTCAACGTCGTGCTGCTGCTGAACTTTTACAGGGGATTGCCGAAGGAGCTGGAGGAAGCGGCGTTTATCGACGGCGCAGGCCATTGGCGCACCTTAAGGAGCGTGTACGTCCCGCTCTCGACACCGTCGCTGGCCACCATCACCTTGTTCACCATCGTCGGTCACTGGAATGCGTGGTTTGACGGACTGATTCTGATGAATTCACCGGAGCATTACCCCTTGCAGAGCTATTTGCGGACGGTCGTCATCGATATGGACTCGCTGCTGAGAGCGACGCAAGATCTCAGCTCGCTCGCCGAGGTGTCCGACCGGACCTCGAAGGCGGCGCAAATTTTTCTCGGGACGTTGCCGATTTTGCTGGTTTATCCGTTTTTGCAAAAGTATTTCGTCAAAGGAATGACGCTCGGCAGCGTCAAGGAGTAGCTTTGTATTTCCTGCTGAACAGACGCATGGTACAGTAGAGCTAACGAACTCTGCTGAACGGAAGGTGCTTTCGCCCATGACTTTATGGATACGCTGGTGGCAGCGGCTGACGATATATCCGAAGCTGGTGATGAGCTTTCTCGTGATCATTTTGCCGGTGCTGGGCGTCAGCCTGAGCATGAACGCGATGGGCGCGGAAAGCGTGCGCAGCGAAATCACCCACTCCATGTCAGCCTCGGCCAAGCAGTATTTAAATCTCATTGCGATGGATTTGAACCGGGCCATCCGCAGGCAGCGGGAATACATCAATTCCCCGGATTTGATGGATCTTGCGTTCAAGTCACCGGTTATGACGGAAGTCGACAAAACGGCGGCTATCGTCAGGCTGCAGCAGCAGCTACGGCAGTTCAAAAGCGAAAATGCGTTCATTGAGGATATCGTCGTTTACATCCCAGCCATCAGCCGCACACTGTCGGCGAATGACGGATCGGTGCAGGCGATCGTGCAGGAACAGTACGAAGCGATGAAAGAAGCTGCGCGGCTCATGGATTCGCCGCTCATTCCGTGGCGGGACAAGCAGTATATCAGTTTTTCTTATCCGGACGGCATCGCTTTAATCGGGTCAAAGGAGCCTTTGTTCGTGTTTGCGATCGAGCTGTCCAAGGCAAATTTGCAGCAAACGCTGTCCCAGTTTCGCTTCGGACGAAGCGGGGGCGCTGTGCTCGCATCCACAAAAAACGGATGGATCGTCTCAAGCGAAGCGGATGAAACGGTGGGCCCGCGGCTTGCTTCCTCTGTGGCACAAGACCCGCATGGATCCGGGGCCTCCGTCACACCGTCGCTGCAGCTGAACGGCCGGCCTTACGTAGTGGCGATGGACCGCGAGCCGACGCTCGGCATCGCTTTAATCGCTTACGTCGAGGAGGCGGAGCTTCTCGGACCTCTGAAGAAGTACCGCATCTGGTTTTGGCTGCTGTGTGCTTTATCCATGCTCGCGGTGGCGGTGTTTTCCTATTGGATCCACAAATGGATTCACCAACCTATCAAAAAGCTCGTCTCCGCCTTTCGCAGCGTGGAGAAAGGAAATCTGGAGGTCACTGTGGCGAGGCAGAGCGAGGACGAATTCGGCTATTTGTTTGTGCAGTTTAACGGGATGGTCGCGGAAATCAAGCGGCTCATTCAGGAGGTATACGAGAAAAACTACCGGCTGCAGGTGTCGGAGTACAGGCAGCTGCAATCGCAAATCAATCCGCATTTTCTTTACAACAGTTTCTTCATCATTTATCGGATGGCTAAGCTGCAGGAGACCGACAGCGTGATGAAGCTGACCCAATACCTTGGCGAATATTTCCGGT
The window above is part of the Paenibacillus hamazuiensis genome. Proteins encoded here:
- a CDS encoding ABC transporter permease; amino-acid sequence: MSIWKREMPLHIMLIPAVLLVFLFHYIPMLGNVIAFQNFVPVKGFFGSKWVGFDNFRYLILLPDTMQVLFNTLYIALMKIVAGLIVPIVIALLLNEVRMEFVKRGIQTLIYLPHFLSWIILGGILIDMLSPSTGIANLFLQWLGFKPIFFLGDNSWFPITLVISNEWKEFGFSTIVYLAALSGINPLLYEAAIVDGAGRWKQTLHITVPSILPIIVLMGTLSMGQILNAGFEQVFNLYSPQVYQSGDILDTFVYRLGVVDAQYSVATAVGLFKSLVSFLFVSLSYFLAYRFAGYRIF
- a CDS encoding carbohydrate ABC transporter permease yields the protein MVTKPSAGKIAFDIANYALLISLSVLCILPLVHVLAMSLSSSAAVTAGFVKFWPVEFTTSSYAFVLQKKEFLTSLAVSVQRVVLGTAVGMSLIIVTAYPLSKEVRAFRWRTVYVWYFVITMLVSSGLIPWYITIKNVGLIDTIWALVLPGAVNVFNVVLLLNFYRGLPKELEEAAFIDGAGHWRTLRSVYVPLSTPSLATITLFTIVGHWNAWFDGLILMNSPEHYPLQSYLRTVVIDMDSLLRATQDLSSLAEVSDRTSKAAQIFLGTLPILLVYPFLQKYFVKGMTLGSVKE
- a CDS encoding sensor histidine kinase; protein product: MTLWIRWWQRLTIYPKLVMSFLVIILPVLGVSLSMNAMGAESVRSEITHSMSASAKQYLNLIAMDLNRAIRRQREYINSPDLMDLAFKSPVMTEVDKTAAIVRLQQQLRQFKSENAFIEDIVVYIPAISRTLSANDGSVQAIVQEQYEAMKEAARLMDSPLIPWRDKQYISFSYPDGIALIGSKEPLFVFAIELSKANLQQTLSQFRFGRSGGAVLASTKNGWIVSSEADETVGPRLASSVAQDPHGSGASVTPSLQLNGRPYVVAMDREPTLGIALIAYVEEAELLGPLKKYRIWFWLLCALSMLAVAVFSYWIHKWIHQPIKKLVSAFRSVEKGNLEVTVARQSEDEFGYLFVQFNGMVAEIKRLIQEVYEKNYRLQVSEYRQLQSQINPHFLYNSFFIIYRMAKLQETDSVMKLTQYLGEYFRFITRSGADEVPLKEELTHAGNYVAIQSIRFNNRIEAVFEDIPQLTEKLVVPRLIVQPIIENVYQHAFRNKLADGIVHIGYEPAVGEFRIVVEDNGPGVADETVRELSGRLFAAEREIETTGMINVHRRLKIKYGEAGGLRLARSELGGLKVTMTIPLQGGEPHAQSDRH